A stretch of Halomonas elongata DSM 2581 DNA encodes these proteins:
- the ccoN gene encoding cytochrome-c oxidase, cbb3-type subunit I — MNNAFEHPSYNYKVVRQFAVMTVVWGIVGMSCGLVIASQLVWPQLNLGLPWTSFGRLRPLHTNLVIFAFGGSALFATSYYVVQRTCQTRLWSDRLAAFTFWGWQAVILSALISLPLGYTTTKEYAELEWPISLLLAVVWIAYAIVFLGTIKQRRTSHIYVANWFFAAFILTVAVLHIVNNAAIPVSAMHSISIYPGAIDAMTQWWYGHNAVGFFLTAGFLGMMYYFVPKQAERPVYSYRLSIVHFWALIMVYMWAGPHHLHYTALPNWTQSLGMVLSIILLAPSWGGMINGMMTLSGAWHKLRTDPILRFLVVALSFYGMSTFEGPMMAVKTVNALSHYTDWTIGHVHSGALGWVAMITIGSLYHMVPRLVGETRMHSVRLIAVHFWLSTIGTVLYIAAMWVNGILQGLMWRAVNDDGTLMYSFMESVEASGPGYAVRMIGGLCWVIGMLIMAYNVAMTLRRQPADAERPLPQTA, encoded by the coding sequence CCCGAGTTACAACTACAAGGTGGTCCGGCAGTTCGCGGTCATGACGGTGGTCTGGGGCATCGTGGGCATGTCCTGCGGCCTCGTCATCGCCTCGCAACTGGTGTGGCCGCAACTCAACCTCGGCTTGCCATGGACGAGCTTCGGCCGCCTGCGGCCGCTGCACACCAACCTGGTGATCTTCGCCTTCGGTGGATCGGCGCTGTTCGCCACCTCCTACTACGTGGTGCAGCGCACCTGCCAGACCCGGCTGTGGTCCGACCGGCTCGCGGCCTTCACCTTCTGGGGCTGGCAGGCGGTGATTCTCTCGGCACTGATCAGCCTGCCGCTGGGCTACACCACCACCAAGGAATACGCCGAGCTCGAGTGGCCGATCAGCCTGCTGCTGGCCGTGGTGTGGATCGCCTATGCCATCGTCTTCCTGGGCACCATCAAGCAGCGCCGCACCTCGCACATCTACGTGGCCAACTGGTTCTTCGCCGCCTTCATCCTCACCGTGGCGGTGCTGCACATCGTCAACAACGCGGCCATTCCCGTCTCCGCGATGCACTCGATCTCGATCTACCCGGGTGCCATCGACGCCATGACCCAGTGGTGGTACGGCCACAACGCCGTGGGTTTCTTCCTGACCGCAGGCTTTCTGGGCATGATGTACTACTTCGTGCCCAAGCAGGCCGAGCGCCCGGTCTACTCCTATCGATTGTCGATCGTGCATTTCTGGGCGCTGATCATGGTCTACATGTGGGCCGGCCCGCACCACCTGCACTACACCGCCCTGCCCAACTGGACCCAGTCGCTCGGCATGGTGCTGTCGATCATCCTGCTGGCCCCCTCCTGGGGCGGCATGATCAACGGCATGATGACCCTCTCCGGTGCCTGGCACAAACTGCGCACCGACCCGATCCTGCGCTTTCTGGTGGTGGCGTTGTCCTTCTACGGGATGTCCACCTTCGAGGGCCCGATGATGGCGGTGAAGACCGTCAACGCCCTTTCCCACTACACCGACTGGACCATCGGCCATGTCCACTCCGGCGCGCTCGGCTGGGTGGCGATGATCACCATCGGCTCGCTGTATCACATGGTGCCGCGCCTGGTCGGGGAGACCCGGATGCACTCGGTGCGCCTGATCGCCGTGCATTTCTGGCTGTCGACCATCGGCACGGTGCTCTACATCGCCGCCATGTGGGTCAACGGCATCCTCCAGGGCCTGATGTGGCGCGCAGTCAATGACGACGGAACCCTGATGTACAGCTTCATGGAATCCGTCGAGGCCAGCGGCCCGGGCTATGCGGTACGCATGATCGGCGGCCTGTGCTGGGTGATCGGCATGCTGATCATGGCCTACAACGTCGCCATGACCCTGCGCCGCCAGCCGGCCGACGCCGAACGCCCCCTGCCGCAGACCGCCTGA
- the ccoO gene encoding cytochrome-c oxidase, cbb3-type subunit II — MRHEIVEKNVGLLAVLILVVISFGGLAEIVPLFFQKQTTEPVEGLEPLSPLELAGRDIYRREGCVGCHSQMVRPFRAETERYGHYSVAGESVYEYNFLWGSKRTGPDLARVGGRYSDNWHRAHLYNPRDVVPGSVMPAYPWLFDNTLDGAHIGDKMRALQTLGVPYSDEQISGAQEAVDGKSEITALVAYLQQLGTVLEDKR; from the coding sequence ATGAGACACGAGATCGTCGAGAAGAACGTAGGCCTGCTCGCCGTGCTGATCCTGGTGGTGATCAGCTTCGGTGGCCTGGCGGAAATCGTGCCGCTGTTCTTCCAGAAGCAGACCACCGAGCCCGTGGAGGGCCTCGAACCGCTTTCTCCCCTGGAACTGGCCGGCCGCGATATCTACCGGCGCGAGGGCTGCGTCGGCTGCCATTCGCAGATGGTGCGTCCCTTCCGGGCCGAGACGGAGCGCTACGGCCATTACAGCGTGGCCGGTGAATCCGTCTACGAATACAACTTCCTGTGGGGCTCCAAGCGCACCGGCCCTGACCTGGCCCGGGTCGGCGGCCGCTACAGCGACAACTGGCACCGTGCGCACCTCTACAACCCGCGTGACGTGGTGCCGGGCTCGGTGATGCCCGCCTACCCCTGGCTGTTCGACAACACCCTCGACGGCGCCCATATCGGCGACAAGATGCGCGCCCTGCAGACGCTCGGCGTGCCCTACAGCGACGAACAGATAAGCGGCGCCCAGGAAGCCGTCGACGGCAAGAGCGAGATCACCGCCCTGGTCGCCTACCTGCAACAACTGGGCACTGTGCTCGAGGACAAGCGCTGA
- a CDS encoding CcoQ/FixQ family Cbb3-type cytochrome c oxidase assembly chaperone, with the protein MDTGTLNGIVTILLIVAFIGLTLWAYSKGRREDFDEAAHLPFADDPAPERDTPAQRATEERHDKGGRKP; encoded by the coding sequence ATGGATACCGGAACGCTGAACGGCATCGTCACCATCCTGCTGATCGTCGCCTTCATCGGACTCACCCTCTGGGCCTACTCGAAGGGCCGCCGGGAGGACTTCGACGAAGCGGCCCATCTGCCCTTCGCCGACGACCCGGCACCGGAGCGCGACACACCGGCCCAGCGGGCGACCGAGGAGCGACACGACAAGGGAGGCAGGAAGCCATGA
- the ccoP gene encoding cytochrome-c oxidase, cbb3-type subunit III: MNSLWGNDLSGFWSAWIIVITLGTIALSAWLLFANRRTDKQPDAEGRVTTTGHAADGIEEYDNPLPRWWFKLYVGTVLFALGYLALYPGLGNFAGLLDWSQEAQWEREMHQAEARYAPIFAGYAERPIPELAGDAEAMQVGERLFLNNCAICHGSNARGGNGFPDLTDDAWLYGGAPQDIVTSITQGRSGVMPAWQHLGEATLVDVTQHVLSLSGQATEPARAEKGAEVFTAMCASCHQPDGTGNPMLGAPNLTDDAWLYRGPDQSLEAAVLETLRNGRNGQMPAQVDYLGADKVHLVAAYVYQLSRQGLGSAD, from the coding sequence ATGAATTCGCTTTGGGGAAATGATCTTTCCGGCTTCTGGAGCGCCTGGATCATCGTCATCACGCTGGGCACCATCGCGCTCAGCGCCTGGCTGCTGTTCGCCAATCGCAGAACCGACAAGCAGCCCGACGCCGAGGGCCGGGTAACGACCACCGGCCACGCCGCCGACGGTATCGAGGAATACGACAATCCCTTGCCACGCTGGTGGTTCAAGCTCTATGTCGGCACGGTGCTCTTCGCCCTCGGCTACCTGGCGCTCTACCCGGGACTGGGCAACTTTGCCGGCCTGCTGGACTGGAGCCAGGAAGCCCAATGGGAACGCGAGATGCATCAGGCCGAGGCCCGCTACGCACCGATCTTCGCCGGCTACGCCGAGCGTCCGATTCCCGAGCTGGCCGGCGACGCCGAGGCCATGCAGGTGGGTGAGCGGCTCTTTCTCAACAACTGCGCCATCTGCCACGGCAGCAATGCCCGGGGCGGCAACGGCTTTCCCGACCTCACCGACGACGCCTGGCTCTACGGCGGCGCGCCACAGGACATCGTCACCTCCATCACCCAGGGGCGCAGCGGCGTCATGCCGGCCTGGCAGCACCTGGGCGAGGCGACACTCGTCGATGTCACCCAGCACGTGCTGTCGCTGTCGGGCCAGGCCACCGAGCCGGCCCGGGCGGAAAAGGGCGCCGAGGTCTTCACCGCCATGTGCGCCAGCTGCCATCAGCCGGACGGCACCGGCAATCCGATGCTGGGCGCCCCGAACCTGACCGATGACGCCTGGCTCTATCGCGGCCCCGACCAGTCACTGGAAGCCGCGGTACTCGAGACCCTGCGCAACGGACGCAACGGGCAGATGCCGGCCCAGGTCGACTACCTCGGCGCAGACAAGGTCCATCTGGTGGCCGCCTATGTCTACCAGTTGAGTCGTCAGGGCCTAGGAAGCGCCGATTAG
- the ccoG gene encoding cytochrome c oxidase accessory protein CcoG encodes MSQDILYREADDRIPVTELGHSLYAPRRHLQVREVRGRFQRWRRGLNVALMSAFFALPWVTLDGRPAIWFDLPGRAFHLFGMTFYPQEFMLLSWLLIIAAFALFFVTVLAGRVWCGYACPQSAWTWWFIWVEHRLEGPRHRRLKRARRAMDVDTTCRKGLKHATWLAIALATGLTFVGYFTPIRDLLTALPRLEASGWAYVWLGLVAAFTYLNAGWLREQVCLHMCPYARFQAVMFDRDTLTVSYDAGRGEPRVPRRRETGTAEAGDCVDCGLCVQVCPTGIDIRDGLQHACIDCAACIDACDGVMDRLGRPRGLIRYTTENALAGQPTRIARPRLLGYLVALLAMLALFAVNLAERTPLDLDVERDRQRLFRVTPQGDITNVYTLTVRNLDNVDHRYRLAASGLAGLTLDRQRLEVPAGQSRQLVVEASVDRHAIHRPSHDIQWHLEALDADISLVRDSRFLGGTP; translated from the coding sequence ATGAGCCAGGACATCCTCTACCGCGAAGCCGACGACCGGATACCGGTGACCGAGCTCGGTCATTCGCTCTATGCGCCGCGTCGGCATCTCCAGGTACGCGAGGTCCGGGGGCGTTTCCAGCGCTGGCGGCGCGGCCTCAATGTGGCGCTGATGTCGGCGTTCTTCGCGCTCCCCTGGGTCACCCTCGACGGTCGACCGGCGATCTGGTTCGACCTTCCCGGTCGCGCCTTCCACCTCTTCGGCATGACCTTCTATCCGCAGGAATTCATGCTGCTGTCGTGGCTGCTGATCATCGCCGCTTTCGCCCTGTTCTTCGTCACCGTGCTGGCCGGCCGAGTGTGGTGCGGCTATGCCTGCCCGCAGAGCGCCTGGACCTGGTGGTTCATCTGGGTCGAGCATCGGCTCGAGGGCCCGCGACATCGGCGCCTCAAACGCGCACGACGCGCCATGGATGTCGACACGACATGCCGCAAGGGGCTCAAGCACGCCACCTGGCTCGCCATCGCGCTGGCCACCGGCCTCACCTTCGTCGGCTACTTCACGCCGATCCGCGATCTGCTCACGGCCCTGCCACGCCTGGAAGCCAGCGGCTGGGCCTATGTCTGGCTAGGCCTGGTCGCCGCCTTCACCTATCTCAACGCCGGCTGGCTGCGTGAACAGGTCTGCCTGCACATGTGCCCCTACGCGCGTTTCCAGGCGGTGATGTTCGACCGCGATACCCTGACCGTTTCCTACGACGCCGGGCGCGGCGAGCCACGAGTTCCACGCCGCCGGGAGACCGGAACCGCGGAGGCGGGCGACTGTGTCGACTGCGGCCTCTGTGTCCAGGTATGTCCCACCGGCATCGACATTCGCGATGGCCTGCAGCACGCCTGCATCGACTGCGCGGCCTGCATCGATGCCTGCGACGGCGTGATGGACCGCCTCGGCCGGCCCCGCGGCCTGATCCGCTACACCACCGAGAACGCCCTGGCCGGCCAGCCGACTCGCATAGCTCGACCGCGCCTGCTCGGCTACCTGGTGGCGCTACTGGCGATGCTCGCCTTGTTCGCCGTGAATCTCGCCGAGCGCACGCCGCTGGATCTCGATGTGGAGCGGGACCGTCAGCGCCTGTTCCGGGTCACGCCCCAGGGCGATATCACCAACGTCTATACCCTGACCGTGCGCAACCTGGACAACGTCGACCATCGTTATCGCCTCGCCGCCTCGGGACTTGCCGGCCTGACGCTGGACAGGCAGCGACTCGAGGTGCCCGCCGGCCAGTCCCGTCAACTGGTGGTCGAGGCCAGCGTCGATCGTCATGCCATCCACCGGCCCAGCCATGACATCCAGTGGCATCTCGAGGCGCTCGATGCCGACATCTCGCTGGTCCGTGACAGCCGCTTTCTGGGAGGAACCCCCTGA
- a CDS encoding FixH family protein — MPMASLPTPPWYKQFWPWFIIALLGSSVIFSLIYLVASIRYFDGTVAQDYYQRGLAINEQLAKQEQADRLGLAARLRVDDLTGDVIVDLEGQRRPEQLHLAWIFPTEHGRDRHLTLQRVQQGRYVGTLDAPLRYRWYLHLQPTPGDDAAWRLTGEARFPHSGAIALTPGI, encoded by the coding sequence ATGCCAATGGCCTCGCTCCCCACGCCCCCCTGGTACAAGCAATTCTGGCCCTGGTTCATCATCGCCCTGCTGGGCTCGTCGGTGATCTTCAGCCTGATCTATCTGGTCGCTTCGATCCGCTATTTCGACGGCACCGTGGCACAGGACTATTACCAGCGCGGCCTGGCGATCAACGAACAACTGGCCAAGCAGGAACAGGCCGACCGACTGGGACTGGCAGCGCGGCTGCGCGTCGACGATCTCACCGGCGACGTGATCGTCGACCTCGAGGGCCAGCGACGCCCCGAGCAACTGCATCTGGCGTGGATCTTCCCGACCGAACACGGCCGTGACCGCCACCTGACGCTGCAACGCGTCCAGCAGGGGCGCTATGTCGGCACCCTCGACGCCCCCCTGCGCTATCGCTGGTACCTGCACCTCCAGCCGACACCGGGCGACGATGCCGCCTGGCGCCTTACCGGCGAGGCCCGCTTTCCCCACTCGGGCGCCATCGCCCTGACACCGGGGATCTGA
- a CDS encoding heavy metal translocating P-type ATPase, protein MTASVASSASELHACYHCGEPVTEPSPWTLEIDGCRHPLCCPGCQAVARAIVDGGLASYYRFRTALPERPLDRHDATAEQWSLFDDPGLQARFVHDDDAGVHASLSVDGITCAACAWLIEHRLNALEGVTGSAVDLTHHRLRLGWDPQRITLSRLLAELAAIGYPSRPFEPDEAQRRLQRESHQQLRRLIVAALGMMQALMFSLPFYLAGDTGLDADFDRLFHWLALALTTPVVLYAAQPFFLQAWRDLRTRTLGMDVPVSLAIGSAYLASAWAVISGRGEVYFDSVSMFTFFLLFGRHLEARARRRGGAAGNALANLLPMSATRLDDAGEPRILPASELRAGDRVLVKPGHRVPADGVIESGASSLDESTLTGETQPVTRRIGDAVTGGSQNLESPLTLRITRAGSDTRVAGLLDLTDRAFAERPRIALKSARLAHHFVLQVLLIAAAVALAWWFIAPERAFWVTLSVLVVTCPCALALATPTALTAAHGRLQRRGALLTRADALESLAGIDRVIFDKTGTLTTGEIQLIDTRTVEDGDPRRLQAIAAALEAHSEHPIARAFRAHRLPGVTADDVTRQPGAGLEGRIAGTSWRLGRPDFAADQAPAPPDDGPWLLLAEEGRPRAWFALDDRLSDDADATLAALRLAGIEVELLSGDAEPRVRELAERLDIADWRAAMRPEDKLDRLRVHQSRGERVAMVGDGVNDVPVLAGADVAFAMNGATDLARTRADVILLTPRLQRVAEAIGLARATQRVIRQNLGWALLYNLLALPLAACGLVPPWLAAIGMSLSSLVVVANALRLARPGRFHHPTAPVSS, encoded by the coding sequence ATGACGGCCAGCGTCGCCTCCTCTGCGAGCGAGCTCCACGCCTGCTACCACTGCGGCGAGCCGGTGACCGAGCCCTCGCCCTGGACGCTCGAGATCGACGGCTGCCGGCATCCGCTGTGCTGCCCCGGCTGCCAGGCCGTGGCTCGCGCCATCGTCGACGGCGGCCTGGCGAGCTACTATCGCTTCCGCACCGCGCTGCCCGAACGCCCCCTGGATCGCCACGACGCCACGGCCGAGCAGTGGTCGCTGTTCGACGACCCCGGCCTGCAGGCCCGCTTCGTGCACGACGATGACGCCGGCGTCCACGCCAGCCTGTCGGTGGACGGCATCACCTGTGCAGCCTGCGCCTGGCTGATCGAGCATCGGCTCAACGCCCTGGAAGGCGTCACCGGCAGCGCCGTCGACCTCACCCACCATCGCCTGCGCCTGGGCTGGGATCCGCAGCGCATCACCCTTTCGCGCCTGCTCGCCGAACTGGCGGCCATCGGCTACCCATCCCGCCCCTTTGAGCCCGACGAGGCACAGCGGCGCCTGCAACGCGAGTCGCACCAACAACTGCGACGGCTGATCGTCGCCGCCCTGGGCATGATGCAGGCACTGATGTTCTCGCTGCCCTTCTACCTGGCAGGCGACACGGGCCTCGACGCCGACTTCGACCGCCTCTTCCACTGGCTGGCCCTGGCCTTGACCACCCCGGTGGTGCTGTACGCGGCCCAGCCCTTCTTCCTCCAGGCCTGGCGCGACCTGCGCACCCGCACCCTGGGCATGGACGTCCCGGTGTCGCTGGCCATCGGCTCCGCCTACCTGGCCAGCGCCTGGGCGGTCATCAGCGGCCGGGGCGAGGTCTATTTCGACTCGGTGAGCATGTTCACCTTCTTCCTGCTGTTCGGTCGCCATCTCGAGGCCCGCGCACGACGCCGGGGCGGCGCCGCCGGCAATGCGCTGGCCAACCTGCTGCCGATGTCGGCGACGCGCCTCGACGACGCTGGCGAGCCGCGCATCCTGCCTGCCAGCGAACTGCGCGCCGGCGACCGGGTACTGGTCAAGCCAGGCCACCGCGTACCCGCCGATGGCGTGATCGAGAGCGGCGCCTCCAGTCTCGACGAGTCGACGCTCACCGGCGAGACGCAACCCGTGACGCGACGCATCGGCGACGCCGTCACCGGCGGCAGCCAGAACCTCGAGAGCCCGCTGACCCTGCGCATCACCCGTGCCGGCAGCGATACCCGCGTCGCCGGCCTGCTCGACCTCACCGACCGGGCCTTCGCCGAGCGCCCGCGCATTGCCCTCAAGAGCGCCCGCCTGGCCCATCACTTCGTGCTTCAGGTATTGCTGATCGCCGCCGCCGTGGCACTCGCCTGGTGGTTCATCGCGCCCGAACGGGCCTTCTGGGTGACGCTGTCGGTTCTGGTCGTCACCTGTCCCTGCGCCCTGGCGCTGGCCACGCCCACCGCACTCACCGCCGCCCACGGCCGCCTGCAGCGTCGCGGCGCCCTGCTGACCCGCGCCGACGCCCTGGAGTCGCTGGCCGGCATCGATCGCGTGATCTTCGACAAGACCGGTACCCTGACCACCGGCGAGATTCAGCTCATCGACACCCGCACCGTCGAGGACGGTGACCCGCGACGCCTGCAGGCCATCGCCGCCGCGCTCGAGGCGCATTCGGAGCATCCCATCGCCCGCGCCTTTCGCGCACACCGCTTGCCCGGCGTGACCGCCGACGACGTCACTCGTCAGCCCGGCGCGGGCCTGGAAGGTCGCATCGCGGGCACGAGCTGGCGGCTGGGTCGCCCCGACTTCGCCGCCGACCAGGCGCCCGCCCCGCCCGACGACGGGCCCTGGCTGCTGCTCGCCGAAGAAGGCCGGCCCCGGGCCTGGTTCGCCCTGGACGACCGCCTGAGCGACGACGCCGACGCCACCCTGGCGGCGCTGCGCCTGGCCGGCATCGAAGTGGAACTGCTCTCCGGCGACGCCGAGCCCCGGGTCCGCGAGCTGGCCGAGCGCCTGGACATCGCCGACTGGCGGGCCGCGATGCGCCCGGAAGACAAGCTGGACAGGCTTCGCGTCCACCAGTCACGCGGCGAGCGCGTGGCCATGGTCGGCGATGGCGTCAACGACGTACCGGTACTGGCCGGCGCCGATGTGGCCTTCGCCATGAACGGCGCCACCGACCTGGCCCGCACACGGGCCGATGTGATCCTGCTCACTCCCCGACTCCAGCGCGTCGCCGAAGCGATCGGCCTCGCCCGCGCCACCCAGCGCGTCATTCGCCAGAACCTGGGCTGGGCTCTGCTCTACAATCTGCTGGCACTCCCGCTGGCGGCCTGCGGCCTGGTGCCTCCCTGGCTCGCCGCCATCGGCATGTCCCTGAGCTCGCTGGTGGTCGTGGCCAATGCCCTGCGCCTGGCCCGCCCCGGGAGATTCCACCACCCCACAGCTCCGGTGTCGTCATGA
- the ccoS gene encoding cbb3-type cytochrome oxidase assembly protein CcoS, which translates to MSILYLLIPLSLVLFGLAVWAFFWAVRNDQFDDLEGPAYRILFDEDDPPPAARRQDDATAARHGREEDT; encoded by the coding sequence ATGAGCATTCTTTATCTGCTGATTCCGCTGTCGCTCGTTCTGTTCGGACTGGCCGTCTGGGCCTTCTTCTGGGCGGTGAGAAACGACCAGTTCGACGACCTCGAAGGACCCGCCTATCGCATCCTGTTCGACGAGGACGACCCGCCTCCGGCCGCCCGCCGGCAGGACGACGCCACCGCCGCTCGTCACGGCAGGGAAGAGGACACATGA
- a CDS encoding sulfite exporter TauE/SafE family protein has product MNPTGLELPPLAAAFVFGLLGGAHCIGMCGGIMSALTFAVPPSMRQPARLAGLLLGYNLGRVTSYMCAGVLAATLGTLVGIAPGARLTLQVIAATMLILMALYIADWWKGLLRLEALGRHLWRHLEPLGRHLMPVVTLPQAVALGAVWGWLPCGLVYSMLAWSLATADPLQGLMLMGAFGLGTLPALLATGLIARRLGTLIRHPATRTLAALAIIAFALWQLWALLPTGTMDHGPMNGHAGH; this is encoded by the coding sequence ATGAACCCGACCGGCCTGGAACTCCCGCCCCTGGCGGCCGCCTTCGTCTTCGGTCTGTTGGGCGGTGCCCACTGCATCGGCATGTGCGGCGGCATCATGAGCGCCCTGACGTTTGCCGTGCCTCCCAGCATGCGTCAGCCGGCGCGCCTGGCCGGCCTGCTGCTGGGCTACAACCTGGGCCGCGTGACCAGCTACATGTGCGCCGGCGTCCTGGCCGCCACTCTCGGCACCCTGGTCGGCATCGCCCCCGGCGCCCGCCTGACACTTCAGGTCATCGCCGCCACGATGCTGATCCTGATGGCGCTATACATCGCCGACTGGTGGAAGGGGTTACTGCGCCTCGAAGCCCTGGGACGACACCTGTGGCGACATCTGGAACCTCTGGGCCGGCACCTGATGCCGGTGGTGACACTGCCACAGGCCGTGGCCCTGGGGGCCGTCTGGGGCTGGCTGCCCTGCGGCCTGGTCTACTCGATGCTGGCCTGGAGCCTGGCCACCGCCGACCCGCTCCAGGGCCTCATGCTGATGGGTGCCTTCGGCCTCGGCACCCTGCCGGCCCTGCTGGCAACCGGCCTGATCGCCCGTCGGCTGGGCACGTTGATCCGCCACCCCGCCACCCGCACACTGGCGGCGCTGGCGATCATCGCCTTCGCACTCTGGCAACTCTGGGCATTGCTGCCCACGGGCACGATGGACCACGGGCCGATGAACGGCCATGCGGGGCACTGA
- the ttcA gene encoding tRNA 2-thiocytidine(32) synthetase TtcA: MFDSHTDRNTREGGVQKNAAKAKREFNKLQKRLRRQVGNAIIDYDMIREGDKVMVCLSGGKDSYTMLEILRNLQRNAPVDFSLVAVNLDQKQPGFPEHVLPEYLEGIGVDYHILERDTYSVVKEKTPEGKTTCSLCSRLRRGSLYGYAEEIGATKIALGHHREDILETLFLNMFFGGSLKSMPPKLLSDDGKNIVIRPLAYCREADIAEFSRCMEFPIIPCNLCGSQPNLQRQVVKEMLADWEARHPGRLESMFKAVTNVAPSQLADRELFDFAGLEEKQARMQASRIDFTEL, encoded by the coding sequence ATGTTCGACTCCCATACCGACCGGAACACCCGTGAAGGTGGCGTTCAGAAAAACGCCGCCAAGGCCAAGCGCGAGTTCAACAAGCTGCAGAAGCGCCTGCGGCGCCAGGTCGGCAACGCCATCATCGACTACGACATGATTCGCGAGGGCGACAAGGTGATGGTCTGCCTGTCCGGTGGCAAGGACAGCTACACCATGCTCGAGATCCTGCGTAACCTGCAGCGCAACGCCCCGGTCGACTTCTCGCTGGTGGCGGTCAATCTCGATCAGAAGCAGCCCGGTTTCCCCGAGCACGTACTGCCCGAGTACCTGGAAGGCATCGGCGTCGATTATCACATCCTCGAGCGCGACACCTACTCGGTGGTCAAGGAGAAGACCCCGGAGGGCAAGACCACCTGCTCGCTGTGCTCGCGGCTGCGTCGTGGCTCGCTGTACGGATACGCCGAAGAGATAGGCGCCACCAAGATCGCCCTGGGACACCACCGCGAGGACATCCTTGAGACACTGTTTCTCAACATGTTCTTCGGCGGCAGCCTGAAGTCGATGCCGCCCAAGCTGCTCTCCGACGACGGCAAGAACATCGTCATTCGCCCGCTGGCCTACTGCCGCGAGGCGGATATCGCCGAATTCTCCCGGTGCATGGAATTTCCCATCATCCCCTGCAATCTGTGCGGCTCCCAGCCCAACCTGCAACGCCAGGTGGTCAAGGAAATGCTGGCCGACTGGGAAGCCCGGCATCCCGGACGCCTGGAGAGCATGTTCAAGGCGGTGACCAACGTGGCCCCGTCGCAGCTCGCCGACCGCGAGCTCTTCGACTTCGCCGGCCTCGAGGAGAAGCAGGCGAGGATGCAGGCATCGCGCATTGATTTCACGGAACTCTAA
- a CDS encoding 3'-5' exonuclease: MFKTLRRAADRRRYADSRYGWLFQPYTGDEMVAVACRSTEPAERHGEPMAIAAVRLSGDRVLTSESLDLHVRQPAGFTQETVRRHGLRGIDLDDGESLDKALERFLDFVGNRPLVGWNLEGELALLNRGLRPRFGFDLPNAAIDVAPLYQRRQRYRHPQLEGRPRFEEAAERLEVPMMGRHSALGDAVTTALMYLRLMRDDSARRRSS; the protein is encoded by the coding sequence ATGTTCAAGACATTGCGACGAGCGGCCGATCGACGACGCTACGCCGATAGCCGCTACGGCTGGCTCTTCCAACCTTATACCGGCGATGAAATGGTCGCCGTGGCTTGCCGCTCCACCGAGCCGGCCGAGCGCCATGGCGAGCCGATGGCCATTGCCGCCGTACGGCTGAGCGGTGACCGGGTCCTGACCAGCGAGTCGCTCGACCTGCATGTGCGCCAGCCGGCCGGATTCACGCAAGAGACCGTGCGCCGACACGGGCTGCGCGGCATCGATCTGGATGACGGCGAATCCCTGGACAAGGCCCTGGAACGCTTTCTGGATTTCGTCGGGAATCGGCCCCTGGTGGGGTGGAACCTGGAGGGCGAGCTGGCCCTGCTGAATCGTGGCTTGCGGCCACGTTTCGGTTTCGACCTGCCCAACGCGGCCATCGATGTGGCACCGCTCTACCAGCGACGCCAACGCTATCGTCATCCTCAGCTCGAGGGTCGGCCGCGTTTCGAAGAGGCCGCCGAGCGGCTCGAAGTGCCGATGATGGGCCGCCACAGTGCGCTGGGCGATGCGGTGACCACCGCCTTGATGTACCTGCGTCTGATGCGCGATGACAGCGCCCGGCGGCGCAGCAGCTGA